In Spiroplasma clarkii, the DNA window GAACAGATTTAACTATTAAAAAAGATAGAATTACAGCAGTTATTGGAATGACAGGAAGTGGAAAATCAACCTTAATCCAATTAACAAATGGTTTATTAGTAACTGAAACTGGACGTACCTTAGTTGGTGATTATCCTTTATTTGCCTCAATGAAAAAAATTAAGGAAGTTAAGGATTTAAGAAGGGAAGTTGGATTGGTATTTCAATTTCCTGAATACCAATTATTCCAAGACACAATTGCTAAAGATATTGCTTTTGGTCCAATTAATCTTGGTGGTGATAAAGTGCTTGCCTTTAAGAAAGTACCAGAATTACTAAGAATGGTTGACTTACCTGAAGACTATGCAAAACGTAGTCCCTTTGACCTTTCTGGGGGTCAAAAAAGAAGAGTGGCAATTGCTGGAATAATTGCTATGGATGGGGGAACCTTGGTGTTGGACGAACCAACTGGAGGTTTGGACCCACAAGGTGAAGAAGATTTTATGAGATTGTTTTATAATCTCAATAAAGAAAAAAATAAGCGAATTATTATTGTAACCCACAATATGGATCATGTTTTACAAATTGCTGATGATGTTGTGGTTATGCATAAAGGAAAAGTTATTGAGACTGGATCACCATTTGAAATCTTTTCAAATCAAAAGTTACTTGAAAAAATTGAAATTGAACCACCAAAATTGTACAAGTTAGCATATAAATTAAAAGCAAAAGGTCTAGATATAACTGGTGAAAAATTTAGAACCGTTGAAGAAGTGGCTGCAGCAATTAAAGCAGCCAAAAAATAAAGGAGTGAACTAAACATGAGAATGGTCTTTGGAAGATACATGCCCTATAATTCTACAATTCATAAAATGGACCCTAGGGTTAAATTATTTATGATTGTTTGTTTGATTATAGTTGTATTCTTTCCAGTAGGATTTACTGGTTTTGCACTTCTTGGTGTAGCAATTTTGGCACTCTATGCAGTGAGTCATTTGAATTTTAAAATGTTATTTAAACTTTTAAAACCATGTATTTTAATTTTTATTATGTTGTTATTAATTAATATCTTTATGCTAAGTCCACATACAGACAATAATATTGAGTGACACAGTACTGGTGGCGGAGCTTTTTGGGCTTTGGATTATGGAGAAGGGTCAAGTAACTTTGGATACATCTTTCGTTGAAAAAGTCTTTACTTCTCAGAGCGTGCAGCCTATCGTGCAATCTATATGACTATCAGAATTTTCTTGATGATTACTTTGACTACAATTTTAACAGGGACAACTCAACCTCTTGAGTTAACTTTAGCAATTGAAGATCTTTTATGACCATTAAAATTAATAGGAATCCCAGTTTATATTTTCTCAACAATTATCTCAATTGCATTGAGAATGATTCCAACCCTAATTGATGAAGCAGGAAGAATTATGAAGGCCCAGTCTTCAAGGGGAATTGATTTTAAGAATGGTAAATTTAAAGATAAAATTAAATCTATGACTAGTTTAATTATCCCTTTACTTGTTAGTTCCTTTCAAAAGGCTGAGGACTTAGCTTATGCTATGGACTCACGAGGGTATAACCCACATGCAAAAAGAACAAGATATAGACAAGTTCAATTTAGAATTATTGACTGATTAATTTTTGTGTGTTATATTGCTGTTGCAGCTTTATTAATTTTTTATGCATTTGAAAGCAGTTTTATTGATGCACCATTATTCCACCGTTTTGAAATTCCTAGAATTGATAGAATTCTAGCTATGAGCAAAATTCAATAGATGAACTACTATTTATTTACAATTCAATATGATGGCACAGATTTTTGTGGCTGAGCCAAACAAACAAAACAACGAACTATCCAAGGAGAAGTTGAAACTGCAATTAGTCAAGTTACTAGAAATGCCCAGTTTCGAGTTGTTGGAGCTTCAAAAACTGATGCTGGAGTTCATGCTGTTGATCAAAAAGCCTGAGTGGAATTGGAATTTAGCCCAAATTTACCAGGCTTTTTAAATGGCTTAAATAGTGCTCTCCCGGTTGGAATCAAAATTACAAAAATAGAACCAATAAAACCTGAGTTTCGGGTTAGAAATTGTCAACAAAAAACCTATCATTATCAAATCAATTTAGATACACCAAATGTTTTTGAAAACCGCTATTATTTGCAACCTAAATTTAAGTTTGATCAAAATAAGTTAAATGAGGCATTACAACTATTTGTGGGTACACATGACTTTTTCAATTTCTCAGG includes these proteins:
- a CDS encoding energy-coupling factor transporter ATPase, with amino-acid sequence MESAKKPHFNFEDDIKFENVSLTYSKDTPFEFRALDGTDLTIKKDRITAVIGMTGSGKSTLIQLTNGLLVTETGRTLVGDYPLFASMKKIKEVKDLRREVGLVFQFPEYQLFQDTIAKDIAFGPINLGGDKVLAFKKVPELLRMVDLPEDYAKRSPFDLSGGQKRRVAIAGIIAMDGGTLVLDEPTGGLDPQGEEDFMRLFYNLNKEKNKRIIIVTHNMDHVLQIADDVVVMHKGKVIETGSPFEIFSNQKLLEKIEIEPPKLYKLAYKLKAKGLDITGEKFRTVEEVAAAIKAAKK
- a CDS encoding energy-coupling factor transporter transmembrane component T family protein, with amino-acid sequence MRMVFGRYMPYNSTIHKMDPRVKLFMIVCLIIVVFFPVGFTGFALLGVAILALYAVSHLNFKMLFKLLKPCILIFIMLLLINIFMLSPHTDNNIEWHSTGGGAFWALDYGEGSSNFGYIFRWKSLYFSERAAYRAIYMTIRIFLMITLTTILTGTTQPLELTLAIEDLLWPLKLIGIPVYIFSTIISIALRMIPTLIDEAGRIMKAQSSRGIDFKNGKFKDKIKSMTSLIIPLLVSSFQKAEDLAYAMDSRGYNPHAKRTRYRQVQFRIIDWLIFVCYIAVAALLIFYAFESSFIDAPLFHRFEIPRIDRILAMSKIQ
- the truA gene encoding tRNA pseudouridine(38-40) synthase TruA, yielding MNYYLFTIQYDGTDFCGWAKQTKQRTIQGEVETAISQVTRNAQFRVVGASKTDAGVHAVDQKAWVELEFSPNLPGFLNGLNSALPVGIKITKIEPIKPEFRVRNCQQKTYHYQINLDTPNVFENRYYLQPKFKFDQNKLNEALQLFVGTHDFFNFSGLKEFELAAINSIRIIDSIRLKEEQKKLIIEFKAKGFIRYQIRMIVGAALAYAAGKTSLNKIIATLKRTHEKLPFLANPEGLTLFAIEY